aagccctctcccctccctcccagtgccccccagctgaGCCCAGTCGCTACCAACGTCTTCTaagccctctcccctccctcccagtgccccccagctgaGCCCAGTGTCTTCCccgtccctcccagtgccccccagcgtgTCCATCCCGCTGGTGCCGtcgagctcccagcccggccccggccacctgctctgctccatgatggatttctaccctgctccggtgcaggtgaggtggttccaggatgggcaggagctgccggagCACGTGGTGGCCACCGACGTGGTCCCCAACGGGGACTGGAGCTgccaggtgctggtgctgctggaaatccccccccggcgcggggtcacctacagctgccaggtggagcacgtcagcctggagcaccccctcagccggcactggggtacggcccggcccccccagcaccgggggcacactggcaggggggctgggggggaaagggggtaactgggggcaactgggagggagtttggtgggtgctgggggtgacGGGAGGAGGGTTGGAGGGTCCTGAaagggctgggaggggctgggtgggatccctacaggggctgggaagggactggcaggaggttTGAGGGAACCccgggtgggctgggggagagcgggccgggctctgtggggtTCTGGGTGGTGcgtgggaggaggttttgggggtgctgaccccccccggctccccccagagatgccaccggacaccgtccgcagcaagatcctggtgggggtcgggggcttcgtcttgggcttggtcttcctggcgctggggctcggcttctacctgcaGGAGAAGGTAAAGGGGGGTCCCCAAATGGGGGGCGTGGCCCCCCCCCCCTtgctctcccacagcctctgtgccccccctgcccccccagcccctttgctctcacccccttttctctccccacagagctcctgagccgctggcggccgcagcccctccccatggcctcgggcccagccgggAAACCCAAACCCTGCGCTGATTTGGGCGGGTTGcctctcccccccttccctgcttttgttctcaccccacccagctgctcccaatgttcccagtaaagcttcttAGTGCTCTGCAGTCCTGGTTGTTGGGGAGAAGTGGGGGGGTCTGAAAATCCTGGGAACGGGGGGGTTTGGAAACATTCAGACCTTAAAAATCTTGGGAACACGGGGGTATGGGGTCTCCTAGACCCTAAAAATCCCAGGGACAGGGGGTTTGGGGCACCCCCAGACCCAAAAATCTTGGAAAAGAGGGTCTTGGACACACCCAGATTCCATCAGAATCTCAGGAACTGGGGGGGTTGGGCACAATCAGACCCACAAAATCCTAcgaacaggggggtttgggacAGGTTAGACCCCCAAAAACCCAGGAATAGGGGGCTTGGAAACATTCAGAGCCCGAAAAATCTGGGAACTTGGGGTTTAGGCAATGTCAGCCTCACAATAACCCCAagaacaggggggtttgggctCTCTCAGACCCCAGAAATCCTTGAAAAAGGGGGTTTAGGTACTCCCATGTTGTAGACGACGGGATAAAGACACTTTTAGATCACAGAATTGATCAATAACttatccaactttattgctgcgTGCTctgtgcttataaaggttaCAAATTAGCTTCATACATATTACAAAAGCTAAtctcatcattggctcctaattacctaagttatatttgcgcaaatgctgtttctttaacCTTCTTATGGTTACTTGTTTGCTATTTGCTCAGCTTTCCCATCCGCTATACACTATTCTTCTGTCACGTACCCAGTTTCTCAAACACAGTGACCTTCTGATAGTTTTCTCTTACCGTGGGACCAGAGCTATAGCATCTCTCTCATGTCCTCTTTCTATTAACCATGTTTCAGCAATACTTTCCACACTTCCCCCGTTTTCTTTAGACAGTGTTAAAAATACGTCATTCATTGCCTTCGTTAGCATGTTCTGTATACACTTAAAATACAAGGAACGATGCATAAAGCAGCTAACAATATCAGTAAAAGTGAAATAGCTTGTTTAGTGATCTCAGCAAGCCATGGTCCTAAACCTAACTTTGCTAACCATTCTCTAATAGGATCCTTTTGGATTTTAGAGTCATCCAAATGACCTTGCATTTCTTTTAGGTTTTGGTAGATGGACTGAGAGTGATCAGAAAGATTCATAcaacacatgccttcaaatTCCTCACATCCATGCCCCTGAGCCAGCAATAGAAAATCTATAGCTGCTCTGTTCTGTAAAACAGCATGTCTTATTTCATCAAAGTCATGAGCCAATTCTCCTAGAATTTTTGAGGTTCTATTCATTTGATTCCTTGCCCAACAAGCTGTTCTTTGGACAAGAACTAGACTCTTTTTTGCTCCAACAGGGGCAAACAGGGATGCAAAGAAGTTTGCCTTAGGTGACCAAAATTTAATGGGTTGGTTTTCTACTGATTTACAATACTTATCAAATTCAGTGTCTCgtttgtttcaaatatttctccttttcaacTGCGTTATTTGTCTCATAGTGGGTGTAAACATAGTCAATTTTCCCAAGTAACATGGTCCACCAATGGGGTATTTAGGAATGCCAGACCATGCTCTATTACCACAAATTAAGAAATAACCAGGTGGTAAATATTTTGGCTTTGTCACACTGACTGACACGTTTTTGACATAGCCTTGGCACCAGGTTACATTCTCGTATGGAGGGTTCTGTGCTGTTATGTTCGTAGTGGATACATTCCCAATTGTTTGTTGCCATTGTAGAAAGGTCTTTTCCTTATTCATATTGAGTCTAAAGCAAGAGTCATTTCCATACACAGCTCCAAATAATTGTAACTCACTGGGGCTATCTGTCATGGTCCTGTTTAGACTAGTCACTAACAAAAGAGATGTCATGCCTTTGGTGCCGTTTGTGCATTCTTTTGTTACATTGCAGGCTAATTCCACCTTGGTTTTGTTATGATTAGAGCTAACCCATCCTGCAAAATCACTTGTATCAAGGTAAGGAATGCCAATAAGACACGTTTGAAAAGGATCTGACGCTGAGGCTAAACTTAGACAGAAGTCCAATTGACCTGTTTGGTTGGCAAATGTTACCCAAATGTTTTCTCTGGGCCCAACAGGAATACTGGGATGTCCTTGTGttatcagaattattttcaaaatccaaAACCATAAAGAAATCATCATCTTTGACCATGTGCCTCTATACAATAATCTAGATATTGTTGTGGATCGCCTTCAAAGGGACCACCAGGGTATATTGTTGTCAAAGGTGTGTTCTTCTTACACCTGCTTGCTATTATTTTTGTACCTTTGATTATACTCAGTCTTTTTATAATATAATTAGTGTCCCAGCGCAAACCAGCTAATATCCCTTGTTCTTCAGCTTCAAATAATTGTAATGCTTCAGCTATTGGTAAACCTGTTGTTTGCTCTAATTCACGTGTGTATGACTGTAATGATAATGTAAAAGAACACTTTCTGCACCAAATACCAAACAAATTAATTTGCCCAAGCCACCAATTGCTTCCACAAGTCTTACATCTAAAAGCAATCAAGGCCAAGCAACCTGGTTCTTTGCATGCAAAGCAATACTCTATACCAAAGCctcttaatgaaaaataatacagcGAATTCAGTAATTGGATATACTCCTCATAACTATTACACTGTTGAATCTCTAGTTGTATATCTTTGGGTAACCCTTTAATTTCATACAATTGTGGtagtgtagtggtttggactttgttttcccccagaggctaagagaagtggtagaccccaaggggtggaaacccttggaagtttcaaagttctgcccaatgggcgctcctgcaaaaatgtaaacatatcacaaccagaccggaagagatgagttgtagtttttggttgttggaggagaggtggccttgttgtgagccacgaggaaggggctctaagccccttgggccctctggggcctcccagccctggctggggggctgcagggacctggaacagcataaagctgggctaggtgcctgtagttatgccgggagatgtttttttctccatgggcacagagcagcagcaggcactgaccagagaaacggtggcagagagccagagataaggacctgaactgaaggagcagcagaagcaacatgcagcaccagagagaagactcctggaagacagagccaggagaaagagagccaggagctgagagacagagtttggggtaagactgtaccagccccccaaaactcctttgagatccctcttggagaagaggtacatggactcctatttaggagaagagttttagacatgcagcaccggagagagagaggagctgagaagctcagggcgtcccggagctggaccgggatggccagatggaatgcagggggagttgaccttggctcccctcTTGctctgctgccacggtggcagcctgagagacagggcacagaggccctgcaagagataccagaccgtcacaaagaccccctgtgtcttcgtgatatgacgtggtgaaacgaccttgtctggggttacgaagcccacggaagacccctcggttgtgaggcgatggggccgagagagagacttggatatctccctcgttgagtgctggcagaaagccagcaatcagctgctgcatgtggagaagacagacagactgctgcctcagaagatgctgctgcttaaggactggaagggatctgtccttctttccctcctggacttttatttggaggggagaagagatctggtccattgtaaatactatatgtcatggtagagatagttatgatcatgtgtataatgtgatgttatatttatttgaacagtcattgtaatatattccctttcccccactttgagtctggtgtgttttgtctggaaaagcccatctcacattaggctgagatgtgggaggggggattggagctagggaattggattttttggggctatctcaaaccatgacacatagTTACAATTAAAGCTTCATTTCTTTTAACATCATGGTATGATCACTATAGCCCAGAATACCATGATTTGAGTAGCACAAGATTTCTGTAAGCAGCACCAGCATAGCAAGATTTTGTAAGCCCTTTAGCACCGAATtgtacagcacagctcagcttagGATGCCTGATCACCTGGACCTGATCACTCTGCAGGCCAGGGCACATCCTAATCCTTGGTTTGTCATGTCAATATAACAATCTTAATCTAGACTTGAAACCCGTTAACAGAACAGGAGTGGCCCTTTCAGGGGAGAAGAGTCTGTTTGGTATTAAGATGGGGCTCTGTgcgctgctgtgctgccctgtgctgctgtgaggccatcccagcctggcaggcaggtgCCTGTGACCTGCAAggcctgtgaggagcaaagGAGTCGGCCTGGGGCCTGGAAATGAGAAGGCTgatagggagggggagaaggggtctTCCTGGCGCACTGGACCTTCAGGGACTGACGATGAGGGCAAAGGGGACTCATGTAGGACCAGCTtggtcacagagcacagctgtttaTGTCCTAAAATGCCCCCatatgagcaggaggcaggagcagaggcactgttcACGAGTGCCATTGTTGATTGTCTTCATCAGagagctcctgaagtgctgctggggggacGGTAATACAGGACCTGGACATCAGGTTAGGACAGGGGCATAAAAAGGTCACCTGAGAGGTGTAATGCAGGAGTAAATGCAGATCCTTTGTCTGGGTAAGGGATACAAGGAGCCTCCCCAAGGAtgacagggataaaaccagctgctgcaagacgtgatgaaaaaagccatccaagCAAAGTCATGCCCGAGCTGGATGCCCCAagtctaaaagaagaaacacctcggagtggagcaggagccatatgaactgtgctgagctgggcaggagtgaaaccacctgtcctgagaagaactgagtaaaacttgatgccccattccaggcaggggccaaaccagccaggtcaagtgttgttaaataacaaccagctgcatccttggcgcatgagaaacactatctgcctgctgagcagaggttccaccaggtgtccagaggactgcctgttgctaaacacctctgaaactgtCGGGATAAATAGGACCCTCTAACAAATTGGCTTTTTActgttagaaagcaagggattaCTTTGATTTGCAGCCCTGCGTGTGCATGTGGCtgacaaaaatcctgcctccgtactgacagcaagacatcgcttttcacctatttatacagatttggcaaacaaagaaattaatgttcattgcttccaaattacatcactcactccctttcattaattagtattctatgtgggattggttattaatttctccctttctactgtaataacttcatatctttaatcttttttgtatattttccctcccctagggattttctgacacaaatgctgagcctttgttagtcttcttctttagctgctggtttctgcagaaggtccttgtagtccataaatcttgtgttccagatctcctccttcaacaggacatctttctctgacaggctttctccactgaagcataacagggttaacttcaacaaaacttacagttttagtacttttcccaggctgtgttctcccaaAGGAGCTTATGACAATTTTTACTCCATGCTGACTAAAGTTGATTTAAGGCTGAACGCACCGCCTCtgatgtgtgttaaaaacaactaatcaaaaagttaattaggaacactaaaaaaattagaaaagttttatgatttccaacaagcccaaaacaacataggccaagtgcagcagggacagaactGTCTCTATCCAttgatgccaggaaaaggcaacagtagtaaaactcaacagccacaggtgctattaagccggtatttgtttatttcggcGCCGGACGTGCAGGGGATAGCTCCGCCTAACACGCGCGTGCCCTCACCATCCAGAGTGGGAGTCTGGCTAAAGCTGCGGCTGATCAAAACCTAACCAACCCTAGCGGCAGGAGTAAATGGGAAGCTGCTAAAAAGCCATCCCGGAACGTTTTCAGAGCTTGAggacaagacagcagctgggcgggggccagcagccagccaaggtcctcccagcgcagcctctgaagggttcctttggcagtcccagttcagggtcagcccatggttgtaccctgggggcagatgaaattaattggaaatgaacccataagagtccaggtgctttgctaagAGTCTCACTGATAGAAGTGGCAGTGAAACCCTCAGCGTCTTGggggccagaaaagctgtgacctggctcagtcacagccctgagcaggcttttactcctcaggccgtgtggctcagggaaggtgtgggagctctgtcagaggatgacgagccctttgccaccagcacgGGGGGAGGTCCAGTGGCTTCCACCTGGCGGACGTGCCAtgtgggttcctgtgcccaagaaccatgtggttccatggggttccatggggttccatgtgaccccatgtcacaaagggaCAGAGATGTGGCACCCATCCGGTATCCTGAGGAGCGCGCCAACGAAAATCAGTTGGACAGAGTTGGCCTTCGGgataactcagctccttcctttgctacttgtgtgcctgccttttttggatggtttattgtttactgaccatttctcctcaactttcctcctctttcaaaggtaatgctttgacttttggcCCAGATCATAGAGCAGGGTATATGGGATAAAAGTATAGGCTGATTTATACCTTCCTAGCTGTAGGCTGAGCTGTTACAACTTTTAGAGGCTGGCCAGGTATGACCTAGGCTAGAATTCCAGTTTGctgattcttggttttttttccatagcctaggataggtcagcagggaggtgactgtagtctgaggggatgggctcagcccaccttgattgctgtgggagggagggaggcagaaaaaggagagcagcaaaggcagcagttaaaGTAGTGGCTGAAAGACGTTCACTCCTGGgaggtgggaaagccagagggctctgttgctgaagcagtgtcaggagagcagcagggcctcttcagagaaggtaaCGTCCATTGGAGCATTTCAAAAGGGCCTTTGAACCCGCTGTGAGTTGGTGCCCCGCGCCTGATCATAAGggcgtgagctgcagctcagcagcagttacgagcaccactgaaagacttGGTGGGGGATGCCGTTCTGCGTTTATTTAGAGTTTTGATACTTTCGGTgagctacagtaatttctttgcaactaggtgacgggattggtgctgttctctttctggagagaaagacatccttggtcatctaaagcattgcactctcttcctgagagaggcaatggccacagcagggaacgactcctgtgagtaatagcttcaccagctggtttggactttgtgaaCTGCCACAGACAACTGACATGGTTGGTGGTCTAATCCCAGAATGATGTGCTCACAACCTACAGTGATCTCTGGgatgtttcctgagagcagtcaaACTGACCCCCGTGTTTACAATTCgacccaggaaaacaccttttgtcgcTCCTCTGACACTAGGTACAAGACTTTGAAAGCTGCCATTGCTCGTAGAGAGGTCTGCCATCCTTTGGGTTACCTTCCGTGCTcagtatttccttgttttcaacaagttacaatcaggaaaagggatggctTCACTGATAACCCAGTCTAGAGctctactgagaaaggaaggtagcCTGCGGCCCAGAAATcagattgtgggtttgttggactctcagcaacgtaaacaggggaatggatttttccaaaacagtaaatttaaatggcactgtttaagcttcccctgatgttgttgggttggcagttgaagcagatggtcctgagtgctcctgtagagacctcactgtttaaatatgcctttgtgcctcatttcatctcttttcaaatggaatttccctgcagtcattgcCGAGGGAATGACTCCGCCACAAAGGATCCTCTTTCCCCCAGAGAAGATTTGCAtggtctggcagcaaagacagagtgctggagcaggactcctCAATGTGGGCAACACATGCTTCCTTAATGCTGTCCTGCAATGCCTGACATACACCCCGCCGCTGGCCAACTATCTGCTCTcccgggagcacagccaggcctgtgagtactcttagggacatctccctgtgaatctgttcatcaaatcccaaggattcccagaacctgaaatttgatttaggagaaaagcagccctttgtcagccccagaacttgtgttctttgtacaCTCAGGAGCCACCTGTCCTGTCCAGCTGTCTTATTCTTCATGAAGGCACATCTTTCTAGCTCTGGGTCTCTATTCCTGCAAGTTAAAACCTCACTTTAGAattcctctgaagaacattttctatgcACTAAAACGTCCCATGCTTGTtgaaacactgggaggagtggcatattgcactggagtgggagtggaagaagaggagtattccaccactagggatattttgctaaccagaggaccttctctccctccctcctcaggtcgccaacaaggcttctgcatgatgtgcatcatggaagcgcatgttaacaaggtcctgcattcagtcagtgccatcctgccttTGGCTGTTCTCAGGGGTTTCAGATGTATgtgatttcaggttctttgacaggttttcttcccttcctgtaggagacaactactaacttcctgtttcttagtcataggagaacattttcagcttggcagggaggaagatgctcatgacttcttatgctgtactgtcaatgccatgcagagagcttgtctgagtgcaagcaacgagtaagcacaagcaagttacctttacaaagttctgagccctttggactccttgatgtggcctcatcaaggaaaacctacagccggggcttggaggaagtaATGCTCTGTCTTACGACTTGTTTCCAGCTTGGACATATCATCTCAATCTACTACCATTgtccatcaaatatttggaggctttctgaGATCCAGAGGTATGTTTCTACAACGATtgctctccttggcactgcctgtgcccttctgtctgcctgtgcccaacagctggccctgggactagcaggacaggtacaatgagcacaaagcagtaccatcgttcagctcaccattgctcggcattttgatttttccttccagtcatctgcttcagctgcaaagccatttctgattcctatgaggccttcctggatgtccccttggatatcaaagtaagaggttttgcagttgtgcttcaagacatggcaaggcttttcagagtcaacacatttgtcctgaaagcatatactgtgaacacaagaggtcttggtcgtggatgggaaggggaagggatgttgtcctcctgcagaggcCATGGCACTGGTCTCTCTGTAGGTGCTGGCTTGAAGCTGGACAAGCAGCCATAATGCGCTCTGCACCCTTGACATAgcctcctccttctttcctttgccctccttcaACACCTGTCTGGCTTCCAGGCTGATGGGTTGGATTGTTTTCACTACTGATGACCCTACATAACATCAGTAGCTCAGTGGCAGGTGATACAGAGAGGGAGCTCTTGATTGCCCCTGAGaacctctgggacaggggaaatgttcagcaccacactctctttctggctccttctggatacagcttgcagattcatggcgggtctcctcagcatcagctacaggggttttcttgtcagctcctggaaaatgtttgggccagggcatttgctgtagctcagtgcaccgatttctcaattctccaggcagcctcatccctcactgcagctctggaggactttgtaacacctgagcacctggatggggaaaactgctttaaatgtagcAAGTAAGATGATTACTAACAACATATTAACAGGAGACTCTGTGTGAGGGGGCTACGAGTCATTGAGCAGAAGTCATCTTCTCGTGGAAGTTTACTGCACACTGAtgagacacagttttgtttgtctggttttttggggaggggggttggggttttttctttgtttgtttgtttgtttgtttgtttgaaatatGGCACCGAATTGCCTTAAAATAGCATAAGGATGCCCGAGACAAGAAAGGTTGTCTGACTGCCTTGGTGGAAGATAGGGTGCATTTCagcgctgtgctctgtgcttggtttcaaGGTGTGAGAAGAATGTTGCCGCCACTAAGAGGTTCACTGTCCACTGTGCACCCAAGgttctcactgtgtgtctgaagaggtttg
This Pseudopipra pipra isolate bDixPip1 chromosome W, bDixPip1.hap1, whole genome shotgun sequence DNA region includes the following protein-coding sequences:
- the LOC135404796 gene encoding class II histocompatibility antigen, B-L beta chain-like is translated as MDTPPEAPYCRYNYKLGTPFSVERRVPPSVSIPLVPSSSQPGPGHLLCSMMDFYPAPVQVRWFQDGQELPEHVVATDVVPNGDWSCQVLVLLEIPPRRGVTYSCQVEHVSLEHPLSRHWEMPPDTVRSKILVGVGGFVLGLVFLALGLGFYLQEKSS
- the LOC135404797 gene encoding ubiquitin carboxyl-terminal hydrolase 42-like — its product is MATAGNDSFIAEGMTPPQRILFPPEKICMVWQQRQSAGAGLLNVGNTCFLNAVLQCLTYTPPLANYLLSREHSQACRQQGFCMMCIMEAHVNKVLHSVSAILPLAVLRGFRFIGEHFQLGREEDAHDFLCCTVNAMQRACLSASNDLDISSQSTTIVHQIFGGFLRSRVICFSCKAISDSYEAFLDVPLDIKVRGFAVVLQDMARLFRVNTFVLKAYTVNTRGDTERELLIAPENLWDRGNVQHHTLFLAPSGYSLQIHGGSPQHQLQGFSCQLLENVWARAFAVAQCTDFSILQAASSLTAALEDFVTPEHLDGENCFKCSKCEKNVAATKRFTVHCAPKVLTVCLKRFDCFTGGKISKVVEYPEYLDLRPYMSQADGEALLYSLYAVLVHSGVSCHGGHYFCYTKASNGLWYRMDDESVQLCSIDTVLRQQAYLLFYARCSDLRIGDFIPPHNPGDSLEVKGCCASTYCSRKGVQGEDATLAGAKKVHFAMGSQEVTMHIVNGV